A genomic window from Alkalihalobacillus sp. AL-G includes:
- a CDS encoding GbsR/MarR family transcriptional regulator, producing the protein MDNQEIIAQARERVIESVAQNMHLYGVTPSIGRIYGTLYFENEPMTLDALKEELHMSKTSMSTGVRTLIDLDMVEKVWRKGERKDLYQIKADWYQNFIDRFCAQWRKGTQMNMGALTKSLSDFKNVIAHAPNEDVAEQAKKDIDKVTYAISYYNWLNQVIDLFESKEIFKLTNKDNEI; encoded by the coding sequence ATGGATAACCAAGAAATAATCGCACAAGCGCGTGAACGTGTAATCGAATCAGTAGCACAAAATATGCATTTATACGGTGTAACTCCTTCGATCGGACGGATATATGGAACTCTTTATTTTGAAAATGAACCGATGACGCTCGATGCATTAAAAGAAGAGCTTCATATGAGCAAAACAAGTATGTCTACTGGAGTGCGAACGTTAATCGACTTAGATATGGTCGAAAAGGTTTGGAGGAAGGGAGAACGTAAGGATTTATATCAAATAAAAGCAGACTGGTATCAAAACTTCATAGATCGGTTTTGTGCTCAATGGAGAAAGGGAACTCAGATGAATATGGGGGCATTGACGAAGTCTCTATCTGACTTTAAAAATGTGATAGCACATGCACCAAACGAGGATGTCGCAGAACAAGCAAAAAAAGATATCGATAAGGTCACGTATGCGATTAGTTACTACAATTGGCTGAATCAAGTTATCGATCTATTTGAATCAAAAGAGATTTTTAAGCTGACGAATAAGGATAATGAAATATGA
- a CDS encoding matrixin family metalloprotease: MKKLLISSILGVLCLSIFPISTFAYEYWYDPNNTDNAWELLGGIDDGDLDIFADNNFTINNTTYDFATEYRDAYSDWYSSVGPLYITESNRGTNKLWFYADDYGEQGLNGWASFYLDGNRQQDCKSCSLEGNYDLAKTYLNAHDLEDGTPFTSAEVEAVAIHEIGHALGLSHEDDEDAVMNTYNVDTGNFNVLYDDYGVTNLYKNN, translated from the coding sequence TCTAGGGGTTTTGTGTTTGTCTATTTTTCCAATTAGCACTTTCGCCTACGAGTATTGGTATGATCCAAACAATACTGATAACGCGTGGGAATTACTTGGAGGAATTGATGATGGAGATTTAGATATATTTGCAGACAACAACTTTACGATCAATAATACTACATATGACTTTGCAACAGAGTACAGAGATGCTTATTCAGACTGGTATTCTAGCGTGGGACCTTTGTATATTACTGAAAGTAATAGGGGTACAAATAAACTCTGGTTCTATGCAGATGATTATGGCGAACAGGGACTAAACGGATGGGCTTCTTTCTATTTAGATGGGAATCGCCAACAAGACTGTAAATCATGTTCATTAGAGGGTAATTACGACTTAGCTAAGACATATTTGAATGCACATGACTTAGAAGACGGTACCCCTTTTACATCAGCAGAAGTTGAAGCTGTTGCGATACATGAAATAGGTCATGCTTTAGGCCTATCTCATGAAGATGATGAAGATGCAGTAATGAATACTTATAATGTAGATACTGGTAACTTTAATGTATTATATGATGATTATGGTGTTACAAATCTTTATAAAAATAACTAA